CGCCTCCCACCATGGCGCACGAGGTCACGTCGTACTTCACGCGCGTCATGTATCAGGAGACGTTGTTCTTCCTCCTGCCGTTCTACACGTACTCCACGGTGCTCGACTCGCCCGACGTGCTTTTCCTGGGATTGCTGGGCGGGCTGGCGGCGTTCTCGTGCATCGATCTGGTGTTCGATCGCTGGCTGCGCACGCGGCCGATTTTCGGCCTCACGTTCTTTGCCGTGGTGGCGTTCGCGGCGCTCAATCTGCTCCTGCCGCTCGTGTTCGGCCTCCGTCTGCGTTTCGCGACGCCGGCGGCCTCCCTGCTTGCGCTTGCCGCGGCCGTCCCGCTCGCCCACCGGACCATTGCCACGCCGGGCGGCCGCCTGCGGCTCGCGCTCGCGGCTGTGGCGTTCGTGGCGCTGCCCGTGGGCTTTCCCGGGCTCGTGCCACCGGTACCGCTGCGGCTGCAGCGCGCGACGTTCAGCTCGAGCATCGACCAACGGACACTTGCCCTCGGCAGCGCGCTGAGTTCTCCGGTCTCTTCGGCGGTCGTCGGGCCCGTTCTGGTGGTGGTCGTGGAGGTGTTTGCGCCGTCGGCCCTCCCGGCGCAGGTGGTGCTCGACTGGACGCGCGACGGCATCAGCCTTCATCAATCGCGCGACATCGAGATCGTAGCGCGCCGGTCCGGCTTCCGCGTGTGGGACAGCTGGCGCTCGCCCACCGGCAACATCCCGCCGGGTAAGTACGAGGTGGTGCTGCGCACCCAGGGCAACCGTGTGTTTGGTGTCGCCAAGCTGACAGTGGTGGGCCCATAGATGACGTCCAGGACCCGTCGATCGTCCCGGGGCTGGTGCAACCGCAGTTTCGCGGTATGATTGGCCAGGCCACCGACGGACCGCTTGCGTTCGCCCCGGGTATATCTCAGTGGACGACCCGATGGGCTTCCCGCCCCGCAAGGAGTGCGTACTGATTCACCACATCAAGAGCATCCGCACCTCGGGCACCATCATGCCCAGTTCACGGTACCTGGTGAATCGGCTGGTGTCGGGGATCGACTTCGCGCGCGCCACCGACATCGTGGAATTCGGGATCGGAACGGGGTGCGTGACGCGGGAACTCCTCCGCCGCATGCGCCCTGACGCGCGACTGATATCGCTGGAGATCAACCCGGCGTTCGTCGAGGTGGGCCGCCGGATCGGCGACTCGCGTCTCACCGTGCGGCACTCGTGCGCGAGCGCGCTGCCCGCGGTGCTCGCGGAGGAAGGGATCGACCGGGTGGACGCCGTGGTGTCGAGCCTGCCTCTGAAGATCATGGACCAGGACGTCGTGGATCGCATTCTCGACGTGAGTCGGGAGTGCCTG
The Gemmatimonadaceae bacterium DNA segment above includes these coding regions:
- a CDS encoding DUF5924 family protein; its protein translation is MTTDPSAELERSDPAKSPRRMAALHDFWVRRRRLFWMLHSAWALLTGTAVVIIARERYHLVLWVVLFLVFTWLSTLFFGRGAGAEPAWLPGVDRRRAPPTMAHEVTSYFTRVMYQETLFFLLPFYTYSTVLDSPDVLFLGLLGGLAAFSCIDLVFDRWLRTRPIFGLTFFAVVAFAALNLLLPLVFGLRLRFATPAASLLALAAAVPLAHRTIATPGGRLRLALAAVAFVALPVGFPGLVPPVPLRLQRATFSSSIDQRTLALGSALSSPVSSAVVGPVLVVVVEVFAPSALPAQVVLDWTRDGISLHQSRDIEIVARRSGFRVWDSWRSPTGNIPPGKYEVVLRTQGNRVFGVAKLTVVGP
- a CDS encoding methyltransferase domain-containing protein, yielding MGFPPRKECVLIHHIKSIRTSGTIMPSSRYLVNRLVSGIDFARATDIVEFGIGTGCVTRELLRRMRPDARLISLEINPAFVEVGRRIGDSRLTVRHSCASALPAVLAEEGIDRVDAVVSSLPLKIMDQDVVDRILDVSRECLRPDGRFVQYQYSLSHYKKLAARYATVGVRFTARNTPPAFVYECTGTYGRAPQRVRLRPSVAAVYAGALAAAGMMIRAVQGN